One part of the Truepera radiovictrix DSM 17093 genome encodes these proteins:
- a CDS encoding sulfatase family protein gives MLPNILYLHSHDTGRYVQPYGAPIATPNLQRLAEQGVMFRDAHAAAPTCSPSRAGLLTGMTPHNAGMMGLAHRGWRLRDYRTHLIHTLHAAGYTSALAGVQHLAPDPGGARRIGYHRQLPSRGLLAEDILPAALRYLRHPPKRPFFLSVGFVETHFMPEGGFGHGTGDPRYVRPPAPLPDAPPVRQDLADFARSVRALDEGIGALLAALERGALAENTLVLCTTDHGPPFPGMKGQLTLHGTGVMLLMRGPGGFTGGRVVDGLVSHLDVFPTLCELLRLPPPPWLQGRSLLPLVRGEVASLRDALFTESTHHVAYEPQRCVRTERYTYIRRFGGRARPVLVNCDDSRTKSLLLARGWRERAVPSEELFDRLYDPCETHNLASSAPPGVLEALRERLERWMRDTDDPLLEGEVPVPAGALERSPDEVSPKDPPG, from the coding sequence GTGCTGCCCAACATCCTCTACCTCCACTCGCACGATACCGGCCGGTACGTGCAGCCTTACGGCGCGCCCATCGCGACCCCCAACCTGCAGCGCCTCGCCGAACAGGGGGTGATGTTTCGCGACGCGCACGCCGCCGCGCCGACCTGCTCGCCGTCGCGCGCGGGGCTCCTGACCGGTATGACGCCGCACAACGCCGGCATGATGGGGCTCGCCCACCGCGGTTGGCGGCTGCGCGACTACCGCACGCACCTCATCCACACCCTGCACGCCGCGGGCTACACCTCGGCGCTAGCGGGGGTGCAGCACCTCGCCCCCGACCCGGGCGGGGCGCGGCGGATCGGCTACCACCGCCAGCTGCCGAGCCGCGGCCTGCTTGCCGAGGACATCCTGCCCGCCGCCCTGAGGTATTTGCGGCACCCGCCCAAGCGCCCCTTTTTCCTCTCGGTCGGCTTTGTCGAGACCCACTTCATGCCGGAAGGGGGTTTTGGACACGGTACTGGCGACCCGCGCTACGTCCGCCCCCCCGCACCGCTCCCCGACGCGCCGCCGGTGCGCCAAGACCTCGCCGACTTCGCGCGCTCGGTGCGGGCGCTCGATGAGGGGATCGGCGCGCTTTTGGCGGCGCTAGAGCGCGGCGCTCTGGCCGAAAACACCCTGGTCCTCTGCACGACCGACCACGGCCCCCCCTTTCCCGGTATGAAAGGGCAGCTGACGCTGCACGGCACCGGGGTGATGCTCCTGATGCGCGGGCCCGGCGGGTTCACGGGCGGGCGGGTCGTCGACGGCCTCGTCTCGCACCTCGACGTCTTCCCGACGCTGTGCGAGCTGTTGCGCTTGCCGCCGCCCCCGTGGTTGCAGGGCCGTTCGCTGCTGCCTTTGGTGCGGGGCGAGGTCGCCTCGCTGCGCGACGCCCTCTTCACCGAGTCCACCCACCACGTCGCCTACGAGCCGCAGCGCTGCGTCCGCACGGAGCGCTACACCTATATCCGGCGCTTCGGGGGGCGCGCGCGACCGGTGCTCGTCAACTGCGACGATTCGCGCACCAAGAGCCTCCTGCTGGCGCGCGGCTGGCGCGAGCGCGCGGTGCCCTCCGAGGAGCTCTTCGACCGCCTCTACGACCCCTGCGAGACGCACAACCTCGCGAGCAGCGCGCCGCCCGGGGTGCTCGAGGCGCTGCGCGAGCGCCTCGAGCGCTGGATGCGCGACACCGACGACCCGCTGCTCGAGGGGGAGGTGCCGGTGCCGGCGGGGGCGCTCGAGCGCTCCCCCGATGAGGTGTCGCCCAAAGACCCGCCCGGCTGA
- a CDS encoding ABC transporter substrate-binding protein, translating to MVAEPLTLSVMGSRSPLQSPWEELKLFRVLEAQTGIRLVFDTPIDDAYEERKNLAFASGSLPDVFFGGRLSPADEVTYGSQGLLLPLEALIAEHAPNLAQLLAERPDLRRAITTPDGHIYALPAVTAGFGVYPKLWINAAWLDALGLAMPRTTDELYEVLRAFQTGDPNGNGEADEIPISSTSLEGWPLDDLRPGLLAAFGFSVGYGRALFDVADGRVRFVPAEPAFYEYLAFVHRLYRDGLLDPDAFTQDLTALAAKGAADRLGAFTAAGPFLVVGPERNETFRQLLPLTSAVNATPMWPRTSAYVRGTFAISHTNPDPAATMRWVDRFYDLEGALLLVHGVYGEDWVYTPSGGIARLYPEGENPELYRAATLTPDAGSQLPHNREPVFALAQIDLAQTNPLNFYIAEQTALLEPYAAPTLPPLYFTPDEQRELSALLLELERFTQSAEAGFITGQRPLDTWEAYLETLRRIGLERVLALYTAAYERYLAAGAAE from the coding sequence GTGGTAGCGGAGCCTTTGACCCTATCGGTGATGGGCTCGAGGTCACCGCTGCAGAGCCCGTGGGAGGAGCTCAAGCTCTTCCGGGTGCTCGAGGCGCAGACGGGCATCCGGCTCGTCTTCGACACCCCCATCGACGACGCCTACGAGGAGCGCAAAAACCTCGCCTTCGCGAGCGGCAGTCTGCCCGACGTCTTTTTCGGCGGTCGCCTGAGCCCCGCCGACGAGGTGACCTACGGTTCGCAGGGGCTTCTGCTCCCGCTGGAGGCGCTGATCGCGGAGCACGCGCCCAACCTCGCGCAGCTGCTCGCAGAGCGCCCCGACCTGCGCCGCGCCATCACCACGCCGGACGGGCACATCTACGCCCTACCGGCTGTGACGGCCGGGTTCGGGGTGTACCCGAAGCTCTGGATCAACGCGGCGTGGTTAGACGCGCTCGGGCTCGCCATGCCGCGCACCACCGACGAGCTCTACGAGGTGCTCCGCGCTTTCCAGACGGGCGACCCCAACGGCAACGGCGAGGCCGACGAGATCCCCATCAGCTCGACGAGCCTCGAGGGGTGGCCGCTCGATGACCTGCGCCCGGGGCTCTTGGCGGCGTTCGGGTTTTCGGTCGGCTACGGCAGGGCGCTATTTGACGTCGCCGACGGCCGCGTGCGCTTCGTCCCCGCCGAGCCCGCGTTTTACGAGTACCTGGCTTTTGTGCACCGCCTCTACCGTGACGGTCTCCTCGACCCGGACGCCTTTACGCAGGACCTCACCGCGCTCGCCGCCAAGGGCGCCGCCGACCGCCTCGGCGCCTTTACCGCCGCGGGCCCCTTTCTGGTCGTCGGGCCGGAGCGCAACGAGACCTTCCGCCAGCTCCTCCCGCTCACCTCTGCCGTGAACGCCACCCCCATGTGGCCGCGCACCTCGGCGTATGTGCGCGGCACCTTCGCGATCTCGCACACGAACCCCGACCCGGCGGCGACGATGCGCTGGGTCGACCGATTTTACGATCTCGAGGGGGCGCTGCTGCTCGTGCACGGCGTCTACGGCGAGGATTGGGTCTACACCCCGTCGGGGGGGATCGCGCGCCTCTACCCCGAGGGGGAGAACCCGGAGCTCTACCGCGCCGCGACGCTCACCCCGGACGCGGGGTCGCAGCTGCCGCACAACCGCGAGCCGGTCTTTGCGCTCGCGCAGATCGACCTCGCGCAGACGAACCCGCTGAACTTCTACATCGCGGAGCAGACGGCGCTTCTAGAGCCCTACGCGGCGCCCACGCTCCCCCCGCTATACTTCACCCCCGACGAGCAGCGCGAGCTCTCGGCGCTGCTACTCGAGCTCGAGCGCTTTACCCAGAGCGCCGAGGCGGGCTTTATCACCGGCCAAAGGCCCTTAGACACGTGGGAGGCGTACCTAGAGACGCTTAGGCGCATCGGCTTGGAGCGGGTCTTGGCGCTCTACACGGCGGCGTATGAGCGCTACCTCGCGGCCGGAGCGGCCGAGTAG
- a CDS encoding carbohydrate ABC transporter permease translates to MVGANASFADRMFAWGNRALVGALVLSALYPLVYLLSASVSDPVAVASGEMWLWPVGFTLEGFREVLGHRGLMIGYRNTLFYTFAGTLLNLLITLPCAYALSRPELPGRRFVFALLLTTLLFHGGMVPTYLLVRDLGLLNTVWALLLPRAASAWHILVATTFFRTTISRDLQGAAELDGASPWRFFLTVVLPLSKPLVAVLALFYAVGHWNSYFDALLYLSERDLYPLQLVLRELLVQQGGAAAMADPSAAAALAERARAAEIIRYAAIVVASAPMLATFPFVQRFFVQGTLVGSLKDG, encoded by the coding sequence GTGGTAGGCGCGAACGCCTCTTTTGCCGACCGGATGTTCGCGTGGGGCAACCGTGCCTTGGTCGGGGCGCTCGTGCTGAGCGCGCTCTACCCGCTTGTGTACCTCCTCAGCGCCTCGGTGAGCGACCCGGTGGCGGTGGCGTCGGGGGAGATGTGGCTGTGGCCGGTGGGGTTTACCCTGGAGGGGTTTCGGGAGGTTCTGGGGCACCGCGGCCTGATGATCGGCTACCGCAACACGCTCTTTTACACGTTTGCCGGAACGCTCCTTAATCTCCTCATCACCCTGCCCTGCGCGTACGCGCTCTCGCGGCCCGAGCTGCCGGGGCGGCGCTTCGTCTTCGCCCTTCTCCTTACCACCTTGCTCTTTCACGGCGGGATGGTGCCGACATACTTGTTGGTGCGCGACCTGGGGCTACTCAACACGGTGTGGGCGCTGCTGCTGCCTAGAGCGGCTTCGGCGTGGCACATCTTGGTCGCGACCACCTTTTTTCGCACCACCATCTCCCGCGACCTGCAGGGAGCGGCCGAGCTCGACGGCGCCTCGCCGTGGCGCTTTTTCCTCACCGTCGTGCTGCCCCTTTCCAAACCGCTCGTGGCCGTGCTCGCCCTTTTCTACGCCGTCGGGCACTGGAACAGCTACTTCGACGCGCTCCTCTACCTCTCCGAGCGCGACCTCTACCCCTTGCAGCTCGTGCTGCGCGAGCTGTTGGTGCAGCAGGGGGGGGCGGCGGCGATGGCGGACCCGAGCGCGGCGGCGGCGCTCGCCGAACGGGCGCGCGCCGCTGAGATCATCAGGTACGCGGCGATCGTCGTCGCCTCCGCCCCGATGCTCGCGACCTTCCCCTTCGTGCAGCGCTTTTTCGTCCAGGGGACGCTGGTCGGTTCACTGAAAGACGGCTAG
- a CDS encoding ABC transporter permease, giving the protein MNRALGYPAQRRWRGAQALRRVRRHGQLLLFLLPALLYFAVFHLYPLYGLQLAFKDYRVTEGIWGSPWVGLAHFERLFNSYSFPALVRNTALLSLYQLLFFPLPVIAALALHEVRSGALKRAAQTVLLAPHFISVVVLVGMLSSFLHPTTGVVNHLLRLLGGAPVAFMTDPGWFRTVWVLSGEWQGLGWGAIIYLAALASVDPQLHEAAVIDGASRLQRVWHINLPSLVPTLVLLLLLQLGGTMSVGFEKVYLMQNPLNLEVSEVLQTYVYKAGLLGAQIGFGTAVGLFNAVVNLALLLGFNGLARRVAGVGLW; this is encoded by the coding sequence ATGAACCGCGCGCTAGGGTATCCCGCGCAGCGGCGGTGGCGGGGCGCGCAGGCGCTGCGCCGGGTGCGCCGCCACGGCCAGCTCCTCCTCTTCTTGCTGCCCGCACTTCTCTACTTCGCGGTGTTTCACCTCTACCCGCTGTACGGGTTGCAGCTCGCGTTCAAGGACTACCGTGTTACAGAGGGCATCTGGGGGAGCCCCTGGGTCGGGCTGGCGCACTTCGAGCGCCTCTTTAATAGCTACAGCTTCCCGGCGCTCGTGCGCAACACCGCGCTTTTGAGCCTCTACCAACTCCTCTTCTTTCCGCTTCCGGTGATCGCGGCCCTGGCGCTTCACGAGGTGCGTAGCGGCGCTTTAAAGCGCGCCGCGCAGACAGTGCTGCTCGCCCCGCACTTTATCTCGGTGGTGGTGCTCGTCGGCATGCTTTCAAGCTTTCTGCACCCGACGACCGGGGTGGTCAACCACCTCTTGCGCCTCCTCGGGGGGGCCCCCGTCGCCTTTATGACCGATCCCGGTTGGTTCCGCACGGTGTGGGTGCTCTCGGGGGAGTGGCAAGGGCTCGGGTGGGGGGCCATCATCTACCTAGCCGCCCTCGCGTCGGTCGACCCGCAGCTGCACGAGGCGGCGGTGATCGACGGCGCGTCGCGGCTTCAGCGCGTCTGGCACATCAACCTGCCGAGCCTCGTGCCGACGCTCGTGCTGCTTCTGCTGTTGCAGCTGGGGGGCACGATGAGTGTGGGCTTTGAGAAAGTCTACCTGATGCAAAACCCGCTCAACCTCGAGGTCTCCGAGGTGCTGCAGACCTACGTCTACAAAGCGGGGCTGTTGGGCGCGCAGATCGGCTTCGGCACGGCGGTCGGGCTCTTTAACGCGGTCGTCAACCTCGCGCTGCTGCTCGGCTTTAACGGGCTCGCGCGCCGCGTCGCGGGGGTGGGGTTGTGGTAG